A window of Methanomassiliicoccales archaeon contains these coding sequences:
- a CDS encoding PQQ-binding-like beta-propeller repeat protein, giving the protein MVSSRTLLKITLVIAALMVVSSVIVTSPIEAKSQSVQWTYQGGSNVIASYPALSPTGNLFVYSSDGTNATIYNISPEGKGLWNSVVALTSTPQFGPDGTLYVLVKVTANTNVNGTGLMALNTAGIMKWAYVIPGVSYSMKVLPDGGVVLGAKPMWSGQHNLICLNADGSERWTKGSYIANTSNPVSYPLAIRGNDVLVANTTFVGRSSITEYAPDGSSVRTFKTDFTPEFDVFFALDGTMRAVGYNFSRTTDYAYLYALSDNGSFMWAAQLNAQFEGMTILRDGTTVYAELAGSTGSNLNVYAVDANGKSLWRSVNAKTVPVAFQNGLLLANSTALMLVDRDGGVIWKLDGSFGGQPVVNGNTIYVGSGSILLAISESAWKMTWQPIVIIVVIMAAAFGVILLGGRSGQSNSV; this is encoded by the coding sequence ATGGTATCAAGCCGAACCCTTCTCAAGATCACCCTGGTGATCGCAGCGCTCATGGTCGTGTCGTCGGTGATCGTCACCTCTCCCATTGAAGCCAAGTCACAATCCGTTCAGTGGACCTACCAGGGCGGGTCAAACGTCATCGCCAGTTACCCCGCGCTTTCGCCGACCGGAAATCTCTTTGTCTATTCCTCCGACGGGACGAACGCGACGATCTACAACATCTCTCCCGAAGGCAAGGGTCTCTGGAACAGCGTGGTCGCCCTTACCAGCACGCCCCAGTTCGGTCCTGACGGGACATTGTACGTATTGGTCAAGGTGACCGCGAACACCAACGTCAACGGGACCGGGCTCATGGCCCTGAACACCGCGGGGATCATGAAATGGGCGTACGTGATTCCCGGAGTCTCGTACAGCATGAAGGTCCTGCCGGACGGGGGTGTCGTGCTTGGGGCCAAGCCGATGTGGTCTGGCCAACACAATCTGATATGTCTGAACGCCGATGGAAGCGAGCGCTGGACCAAGGGCAGCTACATCGCCAACACCTCGAACCCGGTCTCTTATCCACTTGCCATCCGCGGAAACGATGTCCTCGTTGCCAACACCACGTTCGTGGGCAGATCGTCGATAACGGAGTACGCTCCGGACGGAAGCTCGGTCCGGACCTTCAAAACGGATTTCACGCCAGAGTTCGATGTCTTCTTCGCTCTGGATGGAACGATGCGCGCGGTGGGCTACAATTTCTCCAGGACGACCGACTATGCCTACCTTTATGCATTGAGCGACAACGGTTCGTTCATGTGGGCCGCCCAGCTTAACGCCCAGTTCGAGGGCATGACCATCCTTCGGGACGGAACGACGGTCTACGCCGAATTGGCCGGCTCGACCGGCTCGAACCTGAACGTCTATGCCGTGGATGCCAATGGGAAGTCGCTCTGGAGAAGCGTCAATGCCAAGACCGTGCCGGTCGCTTTCCAGAACGGCCTGCTTCTGGCCAATTCCACCGCATTGATGCTGGTGGACCGGGATGGCGGAGTAATCTGGAAGCTTGACGGGTCCTTCGGCGGCCAGCCCGTGGTGAACGGGAACACCATCTATGTCGGCAGCGGCAGTATCCTCCTAGCCATATCCGAATCCGCATGGAAGATGACCTGGCAGCCGATCGTGATAATCG